In one Sporomusa sphaeroides DSM 2875 genomic region, the following are encoded:
- a CDS encoding DUF2993 domain-containing protein, whose protein sequence is MNRFTRIILFLVMVIAAVQMILPKVVSDAVAQGLREMTGSKQVTAKVDKSPALLMLGGKFDRVTAEVSDVKTEKITFRTMHINLTDVDVDIKTLLTGRKLVLEKLGDAAITATLTQEELAAFLNSSVKGVKNAVVSIHSGKVEVSSSLTLGGFARVDVKFEGRIAGDREQQRITFVTDRFLLNNTPVGNIGGSLLTEVPLVDLKKLPFGVNVREVVMEDGQVIIYTDNRE, encoded by the coding sequence ATGAATCGTTTTACCAGAATCATCCTGTTTCTCGTAATGGTGATAGCTGCCGTGCAAATGATCTTACCCAAGGTTGTGTCAGATGCGGTGGCCCAGGGACTGCGTGAAATGACCGGCAGCAAGCAGGTGACGGCTAAGGTTGATAAAAGTCCGGCCCTCTTAATGCTTGGTGGTAAGTTTGACAGGGTAACGGCAGAGGTCAGCGATGTAAAAACCGAAAAAATCACCTTTCGCACAATGCATATCAATCTCACCGATGTTGATGTTGATATTAAAACCTTGCTAACCGGCCGCAAACTGGTGCTGGAAAAGCTTGGCGACGCTGCGATTACGGCAACGCTTACCCAGGAAGAACTGGCCGCTTTTCTCAACAGCTCGGTAAAAGGGGTTAAAAACGCGGTTGTATCCATACACTCCGGCAAGGTTGAGGTCAGCAGCTCTTTGACGTTAGGCGGGTTTGCCCGTGTTGATGTCAAGTTTGAGGGACGGATTGCCGGTGACCGCGAGCAACAGCGGATTACCTTTGTTACCGACCGGTTTTTGTTAAACAACACCCCGGTAGGCAATATTGGCGGCTCGCTGCTGACCGAGGTGCCGCTGGTTGACCTCAAGAAACTTCCGTTTGGTGTGAATGTGCGTGAGGTTGTCATGGAAGATGGCCAGGTTATTATTTATACCGATAACCGGGAATAG
- a CDS encoding iron hydrogenase small subunit — protein MARYDYVEKAVKVTRREFLGVMGVAGAVLWTGAYVATDLVQDRTKYIKMRAQGIYKDDAKAKIRQSHNNQAVTDVYKKFAQNPLSHLAEELFHTKYVDRTKLV, from the coding sequence GTGGCGCGTTATGATTATGTAGAAAAGGCCGTCAAAGTAACACGGCGCGAATTTTTAGGAGTAATGGGTGTGGCTGGTGCAGTCTTGTGGACCGGCGCTTATGTGGCCACCGATTTGGTTCAGGACCGCACAAAGTACATTAAGATGCGGGCGCAGGGCATCTACAAAGATGATGCAAAAGCAAAAATCCGTCAAAGCCACAACAACCAGGCGGTAACGGATGTCTACAAAAAATTTGCTCAAAACCCACTGAGTCATTTGGCCGAAGAACTGTTTCATACCAAATATGTAGACAGAACTAAGTTGGTGTAG
- a CDS encoding DUF5693 family protein produces the protein MSTFQYNKWLIALIILGLLASLTINWQRHTVEQANATVEMVMEYEDIMELAQMEGAEPAGLFQQFKAAGITSLAVYETTLEKLNKSGKLTALPGADILHQDRTGMLTDPFWRSLIAGGRVLAEDVYIVGQDKQVFAEVMSDLERRLGPDRVTLLAEGDRPVLAVKANFEKVVKWNLGLPSDELRAVDNLGFYIVARPTNYTKVTADDVNAVFQRLASAKNLSAIMFSGDEILGYPDLLPLTVSYFKERQITLAMIEHPLQLQFLKQEGLTQVATAINYQAARVYAIPKDEQPKLKMRDAIQRWAVTDQERNIRINLMRKYDKPEPGKTLVETNLQYIADTKAALLAEGFVMGKAAIYQPYFAAPWLLALIVLGATAAGVLFLSQVYPFAARWQYLLTGLIAILLIFPVLKGGGTLSRQMAALASAIIFPVLAMTWQLDRWRKQEAAGQFAGSVGIGRIITAGIGALIATTCLSLIGGLYVGAVLSDVRFFLEMEIYRGVKLTFVAPLILVTVIYLTRYNVFDKVQTVNARGLWRQLTGIMEHPVTIKILCLFGAAAVVAWIFIGRSGHTAGVPVPAIELKLRALLEQAMYARPRSKEFLIGHPAFLLAAMAIYQQWPRLAQFLLIVAATLAQGSLVETFAHLRTPVLMSTIRGLDGLLLGAVIGAAAVVGVYVIQLIAARLVGRSPSAHE, from the coding sequence TTGTCAACCTTTCAATATAATAAATGGCTGATTGCCTTGATCATCCTGGGCTTATTGGCTTCGCTTACAATTAACTGGCAGCGTCATACTGTTGAACAAGCCAATGCTACTGTTGAAATGGTCATGGAATATGAAGATATTATGGAATTGGCGCAGATGGAAGGCGCTGAGCCGGCCGGACTGTTTCAGCAGTTTAAAGCAGCAGGCATTACTTCTTTGGCTGTCTATGAGACCACTCTGGAAAAGCTTAATAAAAGCGGCAAGCTTACTGCACTGCCTGGGGCGGATATTCTCCACCAGGACCGCACCGGCATGCTGACAGATCCTTTTTGGCGCAGCTTAATTGCCGGTGGCAGGGTATTGGCTGAGGATGTATATATTGTCGGTCAGGATAAACAGGTTTTTGCGGAAGTCATGAGTGATTTAGAGCGGCGGTTAGGCCCGGACAGGGTGACGCTGCTGGCCGAGGGCGACCGCCCGGTACTGGCGGTAAAAGCCAACTTTGAAAAAGTGGTAAAATGGAATCTGGGATTGCCGTCTGACGAGCTTAGGGCTGTTGATAACCTGGGCTTCTACATAGTGGCCCGTCCAACCAACTATACTAAAGTAACGGCAGACGATGTCAATGCGGTATTTCAACGCCTGGCAAGCGCTAAAAACCTTTCGGCCATTATGTTTTCCGGGGATGAGATACTGGGTTATCCGGATCTGCTGCCACTGACTGTCAGTTATTTTAAAGAGCGCCAAATAACCCTGGCCATGATTGAGCACCCGCTGCAATTGCAGTTTTTAAAACAGGAAGGTCTGACTCAGGTGGCGACAGCTATTAACTATCAAGCTGCCCGGGTGTATGCCATTCCGAAAGATGAACAGCCTAAACTTAAAATGCGTGATGCCATTCAGCGTTGGGCGGTTACGGATCAGGAACGCAATATTCGTATCAATCTTATGCGCAAGTATGACAAGCCTGAGCCTGGAAAAACGCTGGTGGAGACTAACCTGCAGTATATTGCCGATACGAAAGCGGCATTACTGGCCGAGGGCTTTGTTATGGGGAAGGCGGCTATTTATCAGCCGTACTTTGCTGCGCCCTGGCTTTTAGCTTTAATTGTGCTGGGGGCCACTGCCGCCGGTGTATTGTTTTTGTCACAGGTGTATCCGTTTGCCGCCCGGTGGCAGTATCTGCTTACAGGGCTCATCGCTATCCTGTTAATCTTCCCGGTGCTTAAAGGCGGCGGGACTTTGAGCCGTCAAATGGCTGCCCTGGCCAGTGCCATTATTTTTCCCGTCCTGGCTATGACCTGGCAGCTTGACCGCTGGCGCAAACAGGAGGCGGCCGGCCAATTTGCCGGTTCTGTAGGCATTGGGCGCATTATTACCGCCGGTATCGGCGCGCTGATTGCCACCACCTGTTTATCGTTAATCGGCGGACTGTATGTCGGTGCCGTTCTTAGTGATGTGCGCTTTTTCCTGGAGATGGAAATCTATCGTGGCGTAAAATTAACCTTTGTTGCGCCGCTGATTTTAGTGACTGTCATATACTTAACCCGTTACAATGTATTTGATAAAGTTCAGACAGTCAATGCCCGGGGCTTGTGGCGTCAGCTAACCGGGATTATGGAACACCCGGTCACCATCAAAATCCTCTGCCTGTTCGGCGCAGCCGCCGTGGTGGCCTGGATATTTATCGGGCGTTCCGGACATACCGCCGGTGTGCCTGTACCAGCTATCGAACTCAAGCTAAGGGCACTGTTGGAGCAGGCCATGTACGCCAGACCCCGCAGCAAGGAATTTTTAATTGGTCATCCGGCCTTTTTGCTGGCGGCAATGGCTATATACCAGCAATGGCCGCGGCTGGCTCAGTTCCTCCTGATTGTGGCGGCTACACTGGCCCAGGGTTCACTGGTTGAGACCTTTGCACACCTTAGAACTCCGGTGTTGATGTCAACCATCCGCGGACTTGACGGTTTGCTGCTGGGGGCCGTGATTGGCGCGGCGGCGGTGGTTGGCGTATATGTGATCCAACTCATAGCGGCCCGGTTGGTGGGAAGGAGTCCGTCAGCCCATGAGTGA
- a CDS encoding cytochrome b/b6 domain-containing protein has protein sequence MSHHDEHGPRVLKHPLISRLFHWGLILGFLPAAITGFAIWLQPFSENVQNLIMQIHIIGASILTISCILYTIFGFDRVIAFTRRIFSWDDRDIAWMMIGGGYPQKMLLGKKIPVPPMGKMNSGQKQMGIMMLFGGIILIVTGWALYAFLPVAPKAAMYWFDMVHLVIGIFLGLCVFAHIFLGIYNWGEFLCMFGDGTQSIEEAKHHNPVWVENEIEPVKGGQTNLPGQHQAG, from the coding sequence ATGAGTCATCATGATGAACATGGTCCGCGGGTACTCAAGCACCCTCTTATCTCACGGTTGTTTCACTGGGGCTTGATTTTAGGTTTTTTACCGGCTGCCATTACCGGCTTTGCCATTTGGCTGCAGCCTTTTAGCGAGAATGTACAAAATCTGATCATGCAAATCCATATTATTGGTGCCAGCATTCTTACCATATCTTGTATACTTTACACCATATTTGGATTTGACAGAGTGATTGCTTTTACCCGCCGCATATTTTCCTGGGATGACCGGGATATTGCCTGGATGATGATTGGCGGCGGCTATCCGCAAAAAATGCTGCTCGGGAAAAAGATTCCTGTGCCGCCGATGGGAAAAATGAATTCAGGGCAGAAACAGATGGGAATTATGATGCTGTTCGGCGGTATCATTCTGATTGTTACCGGGTGGGCGCTGTACGCTTTCCTGCCGGTAGCTCCCAAAGCAGCTATGTACTGGTTTGATATGGTGCATTTGGTTATCGGTATCTTCCTTGGATTATGTGTATTTGCTCATATTTTCCTTGGCATCTACAATTGGGGTGAGTTCCTGTGCATGTTTGGCGATGGTACTCAATCCATTGAAGAAGCCAAACATCATAATCCGGTATGGGTAGAAAATGAAATTGAGCCGGTTAAAGGTGGTCAAACCAACCTTCCCGGTCAGCATCAGGCAGGTTAA
- the secA gene encoding preprotein translocase subunit SecA, with product MFKFLKNIFGDDNEKEIKRMLKLVETINAFEPELQNMSDTTLTAKTAEFKRRLDKGQTVDDILPEAFAVVREASRRVLAMRHFDVQMLGGITLHEGKIAEMRTGEGKTLVATLPVYLNALTGKGVHVVTVNDYLARRDSEWMGKLYRYLGLSVGLIVHGLDFDERKLAYSADVTYGTNNEFGFDYLRDNMVIYPEQMVQRPLNYSIVDEVDSILVDEARTPLIISGPGEKSTELYYVLAKIVPKLKAVEDYTIDEKANTVAPTEAGVAKAEKLLNVQNLYDSENMEMSHHFNQALRAHALMKRDKDYVVKDGEVVIVDEFTGRLMFGRRYSEGLHQAIEAKEGVKIERESQTLATITFQNYFRMYKKLAGMTGTAKTEEPEFRKIYNLDVIVIPPNKDMQRQDLSDVIYKTKRAKYKAVVTEIVERHKNGQPILVGTTSIAQSEELSAMLKKQGVPHNVLNAKYHEMEAQIVAQAGQAGAVTIATNMAGRGTDIVLGTGVAERGGLHIIGTERHESRRIDNQLRGRAGRQGDPGSTRFYLSLEDDLMRLFGSDNIAGIMDKLGMEEDEPIEHALITRSIEQAQKKVEARNFDIRKYVLEYDNVMNQQREVIYSQRRKILTGENLKENIYNMIEKIIDQGMDVYANEKIYPEEWDYAGLIEFCEGYFAPAGELTEAVLDKMSRDELREELMRVADAAYSGREALFGAENMRELEKVVMLKTLDAKWMEHLDAMDMLRQGIGLRAYGQKDPLIEYKIEGYDMFQQMMEYIQEDIVRYMFRVNIISQAQPEDHLRGAQAMRGGEEGEEQTQPLEPIVNKDVTGRNELCPCGSGKKYKRCCGAN from the coding sequence TTGTTTAAATTTTTGAAGAACATATTTGGCGATGATAACGAAAAAGAAATTAAGCGCATGTTAAAGCTGGTGGAAACCATTAACGCGTTTGAACCCGAGCTTCAGAACATGAGTGATACGACGCTGACTGCCAAGACGGCTGAGTTTAAGCGGCGTCTGGACAAAGGGCAGACAGTGGATGACATTTTGCCGGAAGCCTTTGCCGTTGTGCGGGAAGCGTCCCGCCGGGTGCTGGCCATGCGTCATTTTGATGTGCAAATGTTAGGCGGCATTACCCTGCATGAAGGCAAAATTGCCGAAATGCGGACAGGCGAAGGTAAAACCCTGGTGGCCACCCTGCCGGTGTACCTGAATGCTTTAACCGGCAAAGGCGTGCATGTCGTTACTGTCAACGATTATTTGGCTCGCCGTGACAGCGAGTGGATGGGAAAATTGTATCGCTATCTTGGCTTGTCTGTGGGACTTATTGTGCATGGACTTGACTTTGATGAACGTAAATTAGCGTATAGCGCTGATGTTACATACGGAACCAATAATGAATTTGGCTTCGATTATCTGCGGGATAATATGGTGATTTATCCGGAGCAGATGGTACAGCGGCCGCTTAACTATTCTATTGTCGACGAAGTTGACAGTATTTTAGTCGACGAAGCACGGACACCGCTCATTATCTCCGGACCTGGCGAGAAGTCTACCGAGCTTTATTATGTGCTGGCCAAAATTGTGCCAAAACTAAAAGCCGTCGAAGATTATACCATTGACGAAAAGGCCAATACGGTAGCACCTACCGAGGCCGGTGTTGCGAAAGCCGAGAAGCTGTTAAATGTTCAAAATCTCTATGACAGCGAAAATATGGAGATGTCCCATCACTTTAACCAGGCGCTCCGGGCGCATGCCTTGATGAAGCGGGATAAGGATTATGTGGTTAAAGACGGCGAAGTGGTTATTGTCGACGAATTTACCGGCCGTTTAATGTTTGGCCGGCGCTACTCCGAAGGTTTGCATCAGGCCATTGAGGCGAAGGAAGGCGTTAAAATTGAGCGTGAAAGCCAGACACTGGCCACCATTACCTTCCAGAACTATTTCCGGATGTACAAAAAATTAGCCGGCATGACCGGCACGGCCAAGACCGAGGAACCGGAATTCCGTAAAATCTATAATCTTGACGTTATTGTTATTCCTCCGAACAAGGATATGCAGCGGCAGGATTTGTCGGATGTAATTTATAAAACCAAACGGGCAAAATATAAGGCAGTTGTGACTGAGATTGTGGAACGGCATAAAAATGGCCAGCCTATTCTTGTCGGTACGACCTCGATTGCCCAGTCGGAAGAATTGTCGGCCATGCTTAAGAAGCAAGGCGTGCCCCATAATGTGCTGAATGCCAAGTATCACGAAATGGAAGCCCAGATTGTGGCGCAAGCCGGTCAGGCGGGCGCGGTCACCATTGCCACCAACATGGCCGGTCGCGGTACCGACATTGTATTGGGAACAGGTGTGGCTGAACGGGGCGGTCTTCATATTATCGGCACCGAACGCCACGAAAGCCGCCGGATTGACAACCAGCTGCGCGGCCGTGCCGGACGTCAGGGCGATCCGGGTTCCACCCGTTTTTATTTGTCCTTGGAAGATGATCTTATGCGCTTGTTCGGTTCTGACAACATTGCCGGTATCATGGATAAGCTGGGCATGGAAGAAGACGAACCAATTGAACATGCGCTTATTACCCGTTCCATTGAACAGGCGCAGAAGAAAGTGGAAGCCCGCAACTTTGACATCCGGAAATATGTTCTGGAATATGATAATGTCATGAACCAGCAGCGGGAAGTTATCTATAGCCAGCGCCGGAAAATTCTCACAGGCGAGAATCTCAAAGAAAATATCTACAATATGATTGAGAAAATCATTGACCAGGGCATGGATGTATATGCCAATGAAAAGATCTATCCGGAAGAATGGGATTATGCCGGCCTGATTGAGTTCTGCGAGGGTTATTTTGCACCCGCAGGCGAGCTTACAGAGGCTGTGCTTGATAAAATGAGCCGGGATGAACTCAGGGAAGAGCTTATGCGGGTGGCCGATGCCGCTTATAGTGGCCGGGAAGCCCTGTTTGGCGCCGAAAATATGCGCGAACTCGAAAAGGTGGTTATGCTCAAAACGCTTGACGCCAAATGGATGGAGCATCTTGATGCCATGGATATGCTGCGTCAGGGGATTGGCCTGAGAGCCTACGGGCAAAAAGATCCGCTGATTGAGTACAAAATTGAAGGCTATGACATGTTCCAGCAAATGATGGAGTATATCCAGGAGGATATTGTCCGTTATATGTTCAGAGTCAATATTATTTCCCAGGCGCAGCCGGAGGATCATCTGCGCGGCGCTCAGGCAATGCGTGGCGGTGAAGAAGGCGAAGAACAGACTCAGCCGCTGGAGCCGATTGTAAATAAGGATGTAACCGGCCGCAATGAATTGTGCCCCTGTGGCAGCGGCAAGAAATATAAGCGTTGCTGCGGCGCTAACTAA
- the csaB gene encoding polysaccharide pyruvyl transferase CsaB, with amino-acid sequence MSDIVVSGYYGFGNAGDEAMLAAMIEALTDIEPNVQITVISGNPDDTKRRHGVCAVYRLNYPEIVKALAKSRLLISGGGSLLQDVTSDRSLYYYLSIMMLAKKLNKPVMLYAQGIGPVQGTLAQSAMRYIGNMVDLITVRDDGSYEELKRLKVTVPPIYVTADPVLAMHPVDRQIGRSILRKHGQEGVAPLIGISVREWKEWGHFKQVLSHAADRMIEELGVRVVFIPMQCPDDLGVSQKIAGRMKNKAEVLPGEYTTSELLSLVGNLDLLIGIRLHALIFAAVMHVPMAGISYDPKIDRFLETIGERHVGTLKTVTTDSLMARILQLWDERKHPNKQREERITMLRNKAFQNAELALSLMK; translated from the coding sequence ATGAGTGATATCGTTGTTTCAGGCTATTATGGTTTTGGCAATGCCGGTGATGAAGCTATGCTGGCGGCCATGATTGAGGCTTTGACCGACATTGAACCCAATGTTCAGATTACGGTTATTTCCGGAAATCCTGATGATACTAAACGGCGGCACGGTGTTTGTGCCGTCTATCGCCTCAATTATCCGGAGATTGTTAAAGCGCTGGCCAAAAGCCGGCTCTTGATTAGTGGCGGCGGCAGTTTGCTGCAGGACGTGACCAGTGATCGCAGTCTCTACTATTATCTGAGCATTATGATGCTGGCCAAAAAGCTGAACAAACCGGTTATGCTTTATGCGCAAGGCATTGGGCCGGTGCAGGGAACGCTGGCTCAGAGTGCCATGCGGTATATCGGCAATATGGTGGATTTGATTACCGTCCGTGATGACGGATCTTATGAAGAGCTCAAGCGGCTGAAGGTAACGGTACCGCCCATTTATGTAACAGCCGATCCGGTGCTGGCCATGCATCCGGTGGACAGGCAGATTGGCCGCAGTATTTTGCGCAAACACGGTCAGGAAGGGGTGGCGCCGCTTATCGGCATTTCGGTGCGGGAGTGGAAGGAATGGGGGCATTTTAAGCAGGTATTGTCCCACGCTGCCGACCGGATGATTGAGGAATTGGGCGTCCGGGTTGTATTTATTCCCATGCAGTGTCCTGATGACCTGGGTGTTTCACAAAAAATAGCCGGCCGGATGAAAAATAAAGCCGAAGTGCTGCCAGGTGAATATACTACCAGTGAGTTATTATCACTTGTCGGCAACTTGGATCTGCTAATCGGTATCAGGCTGCACGCCCTTATCTTTGCCGCGGTTATGCATGTGCCGATGGCCGGTATATCCTATGACCCCAAAATTGACCGTTTTTTGGAAACCATTGGTGAACGGCATGTTGGTACCTTAAAAACAGTTACTACCGACAGCCTGATGGCACGAATACTGCAATTGTGGGATGAACGCAAACATCCTAATAAGCAGCGGGAAGAACGGATTACTATGTTAAGAAATAAAGCTTTTCAGAATGCCGAACTGGCGCTAAGCCTGATGAAATAA
- a CDS encoding [FeFe] hydrogenase, group A yields the protein MKGFQSQELTSIIEIDRKTCKGCDSCKSFCPTDAIEGKYGAVHRVNSEKCISCGQCLINCPFGAPKDTVDVVDKVIEKLKNKQLTVVGTIAPAVRVAIGEEFGMEPGSLVTEKLYGAMKQAGFKVLDTNFTADQTIMEEGMELIAKIRHFALGEPSEHHLGPLPQFTSCCPAWVRYVELYYPTLLPNMSSAKSPMMMAGALAKTYGAKEVWKVNPEDIYMVGIMPCTAKKFEASRPEFHSAAHYWQSQGKAGSYPDIDVVLTTRDLARLFKKLGIDFNTVPEFTDKDNPLAQYSGAGTIFGNTGGVMEAALRTAYFVITGKELDVLDFKPVRGLQGVKEASVTMKDAKTGKEVTLKVAVAHGIKENVKALLEETKAGKSPYHFIEIMNCPGGCVNGGGQPINPMGTSWLGKAKAVLPWS from the coding sequence TTGAAAGGTTTTCAATCACAGGAGTTAACCAGCATCATTGAGATTGACCGCAAGACATGCAAAGGCTGTGACTCATGCAAGTCGTTTTGCCCAACAGATGCAATTGAGGGCAAGTATGGAGCCGTTCACAGAGTCAACAGCGAGAAATGTATTTCCTGCGGTCAATGCCTTATCAACTGTCCGTTCGGGGCTCCCAAGGATACGGTTGACGTGGTGGATAAGGTAATTGAAAAACTCAAAAACAAACAGCTGACAGTAGTTGGCACCATTGCACCGGCTGTTAGGGTGGCTATCGGTGAAGAGTTTGGCATGGAGCCGGGCAGCCTGGTAACGGAAAAATTGTATGGCGCGATGAAACAAGCCGGGTTCAAGGTGCTTGATACCAACTTTACTGCCGACCAGACAATCATGGAAGAAGGCATGGAACTGATTGCCAAAATCCGGCACTTTGCTCTGGGTGAACCGTCAGAGCATCATTTAGGGCCATTGCCGCAGTTTACTTCCTGCTGTCCGGCCTGGGTCCGGTATGTAGAGCTTTACTATCCGACACTGCTGCCGAATATGTCTTCCGCCAAGTCGCCGATGATGATGGCCGGCGCGCTGGCTAAGACTTATGGGGCTAAAGAGGTTTGGAAAGTTAATCCGGAAGACATTTATATGGTTGGGATTATGCCCTGTACGGCTAAAAAGTTTGAAGCTTCACGGCCTGAGTTCCACAGTGCGGCCCACTATTGGCAAAGCCAGGGCAAAGCAGGCAGTTATCCCGATATTGATGTGGTGTTAACCACCAGAGATCTGGCCCGCCTGTTTAAAAAGCTGGGGATTGATTTTAACACAGTACCGGAATTTACCGATAAAGATAATCCGTTGGCCCAGTACAGCGGTGCAGGCACTATTTTTGGCAATACCGGCGGGGTAATGGAAGCGGCGTTAAGAACAGCCTACTTTGTTATTACCGGCAAAGAGCTGGATGTGCTGGACTTCAAGCCTGTACGCGGTCTGCAAGGTGTGAAAGAAGCCAGTGTTACGATGAAAGACGCCAAGACAGGCAAAGAGGTTACCCTTAAAGTTGCAGTGGCGCATGGCATTAAGGAAAATGTGAAAGCGCTGTTGGAAGAAACCAAAGCCGGCAAATCACCTTATCACTTTATTGAGATAATGAACTGTCCCGGCGGCTGTGTCAACGGTGGTGGCCAGCCAATCAATCCAATGGGCACCTCATGGCTGGGTAAAGCCAAGGCCGTATTGCCTTGGTCATAA
- the hpf gene encoding ribosome hibernation-promoting factor, HPF/YfiA family: MAITVRGRNIEITPALKDHVAKRIGKITKYFDSANMGEITAILTVNKGRHIVEVTVPINGILLRGEEATTDMYASIDLVIDKLERQIEKYKTKLSRNLKNGTFKAEPVPAAALANDDEDSNIIVKTKRFAVKPMAVDEAVMQMNLINHDFFVFTNAETEEVNVVYRRKDGQYGLIEPEF, encoded by the coding sequence ATGGCAATTACAGTACGAGGAAGAAATATTGAGATTACACCGGCACTAAAAGATCATGTCGCAAAACGCATTGGTAAAATTACCAAGTATTTTGACAGTGCCAATATGGGAGAAATTACTGCAATCCTCACTGTTAACAAGGGTAGGCATATTGTTGAGGTTACCGTACCGATTAATGGCATACTCTTACGCGGCGAAGAAGCTACCACCGACATGTACGCGTCCATTGACTTAGTTATTGATAAGCTGGAACGGCAAATTGAAAAATATAAGACGAAATTGTCCCGTAACCTTAAAAACGGTACTTTCAAGGCAGAACCGGTGCCTGCCGCAGCCTTAGCCAATGATGATGAGGATTCCAATATTATTGTTAAAACCAAGCGCTTTGCCGTCAAACCAATGGCAGTTGATGAAGCGGTTATGCAAATGAATTTGATTAATCACGACTTTTTCGTATTCACCAATGCGGAAACAGAAGAAGTGAATGTTGTATACCGGCGTAAAGATGGCCAATACGGATTGATTGAGCCGGAATTCTAG
- a CDS encoding cold shock domain-containing protein has translation MIGKVKWFSAEKGYGFIEREDGGDVFVHFSAIQDQGFKTLNEGQQVEFEIVEGARGPQASNVYKCN, from the coding sequence ATGATTGGTAAAGTTAAATGGTTTAGCGCAGAAAAAGGTTACGGATTCATTGAAAGAGAAGATGGCGGCGACGTGTTCGTACACTTCTCGGCTATTCAAGATCAAGGTTTCAAAACCCTGAATGAAGGCCAGCAAGTTGAATTTGAAATCGTTGAAGGCGCTCGTGGACCGCAAGCCAGCAACGTATACAAGTGCAACTAA
- the prfB gene encoding peptide chain release factor 2 (programmed frameshift) produces the protein MLLEDLRGAIETLAHRLDEMRASLDVAGKTEQIEELEDKMSDPAFWDNPDEAQKIAQEVTRLKDSIGQYRDMADRHSDMAVLWQLGMEENDESVYPEVAAALTALERDMEHLELTLMLSGEYDANNAILTLHAGAGGTEAQDWAQMLLRMYVRWAEKNNYKLETMDFLAGDEAGVKSVTIMVAGTNAYGYLKSEKGVHRLVRISPFDTSGRRHTSFAAVDVMPEIDDSVQIDINPADLRVDTFRAGGAGGQHINKTDSAVRMTHLPTGVVVQCQSERSQIQNREQCMRLLRARLFELERQKQADKKAELGGEYQAIEWGSQIRSYVFHPYNLVKDHRTAAETGNVQAVMDGEIELFIEAYLKSGTR, from the exons ATGCTGTTGGAAGATTTACGCGGGGCTATTGAGACCCTGGCCCACAGGCTTGATGAAATGAGGGCTTCTCTT GACGTTGCCGGTAAAACGGAACAGATTGAGGAACTGGAAGATAAAATGAGTGACCCGGCCTTCTGGGATAATCCGGACGAGGCGCAGAAAATTGCCCAGGAGGTCACCCGGTTAAAAGACAGTATCGGCCAGTACCGGGACATGGCTGACCGCCACAGCGATATGGCTGTTTTATGGCAACTGGGCATGGAAGAAAATGATGAAAGTGTTTATCCTGAGGTAGCGGCAGCACTTACCGCTCTTGAACGGGATATGGAACACCTGGAACTTACGCTGATGCTGTCAGGCGAATATGACGCGAATAACGCCATCCTGACCTTGCATGCCGGTGCCGGTGGTACCGAAGCCCAGGACTGGGCGCAAATGCTGCTCAGGATGTATGTCCGCTGGGCGGAAAAAAATAATTACAAACTGGAAACCATGGACTTTTTGGCCGGAGATGAGGCTGGTGTGAAAAGCGTTACCATTATGGTGGCCGGTACTAACGCGTACGGTTACTTGAAATCCGAAAAAGGCGTCCACCGCCTTGTCCGGATTTCACCCTTTGACACCAGCGGTCGCCGCCATACCTCGTTTGCCGCTGTCGATGTCATGCCGGAAATTGATGATTCGGTGCAAATTGATATTAACCCGGCTGATCTTAGAGTAGATACCTTCCGCGCCGGCGGTGCCGGCGGCCAGCACATTAATAAAACCGATTCGGCTGTCCGCATGACTCACCTGCCGACAGGCGTTGTGGTGCAATGCCAAAGCGAACGGTCCCAGATTCAAAACCGCGAGCAGTGCATGCGCTTGCTGCGGGCCAGGCTGTTTGAGCTTGAACGGCAAAAGCAAGCAGACAAGAAGGCGGAACTGGGCGGCGAATATCAGGCAATCGAATGGGGCAGCCAGATCAGGTCTTATGTTTTTCATCCCTATAATCTGGTTAAAGATCATCGGACAGCCGCGGAGACAGGCAATGTTCAGGCTGTCATGGACGGAGAGATTGAATTGTTTATTGAAGCTTACCTGAAAAGCGGTACACGGTAA